From Callithrix jacchus isolate 240 chromosome 3, calJac240_pri, whole genome shotgun sequence, a single genomic window includes:
- the CLRN2 gene encoding clarin-2 codes for MPGWFKKAWYGLASLLSFSSSILIIVALVVPHWLSGKILCQTGVDLVNATDRELVKFIGDIYYGLFRGCKVRQCGLGGRHSQFTIFPQLVKELNTGLHVMILLLLFLALALALVSMGFAILNMIQVPYRAVNGPGGICLWNVLAGGVMALAIASFVAAVKFHDLTERLANFQERLFQFVVVEEQYEESFWICVASASAHAANLVVVAISQIPLPEIKTKMEEATVTAEDILY; via the exons ATGCCTGGATGGTTCAAAAAGGCGTGGTACGGGCTGGCGTCTTTACTCAGCTTCTCCTCCTCCATCCTGATCATCGTTGCCCTGGTAGTGCCGCACTGGCTGAGTGGGAAAATCCTTTGTCAGACTGGAGTGGATCTGGTCAACGCCACAGACAGAGAGCTGGTCAAATTCATTGGGGACATTTACTACGGACTCTTCCGAGGGTGTAAGGTGCGGCAGTGTGGGCTCGGGGGCCGCCATTCCCAATTCACAA TCTTCCCACAGCTGGTGAAGGAGCTGAACACAGGCCTTCATGTGATGATTCTGCTGCTCCTCTTCCTGGCCTTGGCCCTGGCTCTGGTCAGCATGGGCTTTGCCATTCTCAACATGATCCAGGTCCCATACCGGGCAGTCAACGGTCCTGGGGGCATCTGCCTATGGAATGTCCTGGCAG GTGGAGTCATGGCATTAGCCATCGCCAGCTTCGTGGCTGCAGTGAAATTTCATGACCTGACGGAACGCCTCGCCAACTTTCAGGAGCGGCTTTTCCAGTTTGTGGTGGTGGAAGAACAGTACGAGGAGTCGTTTTGGATCTGCGTGGCCAGCGCTTCAGCCCACGCCGCAAACTTGGTCGTAGTGGCGATCAGTCAAATTCCCCTCCCTGAGATTAAGACCAAAATGGAAGAGGCCACAGTCACGGCTGAGGATATCTTGTATTAA